ttcatgcttaTGTTCAGACCCAATtttcatcaaaaataaaaatatttcgcTCTGACAATGGAGGGGAATACATGTCACACTCATTTCAGGAATTTTTGCAATCCAATGGCATTGTATCTCAAAGGTCATGCCCCTCAACTCCACAACAGAATGGAGTAGCGGAAAGAAAAAACCGACATTTGCTCGATGTTGTTCGTACCCTTTTGTTGGAGTCTCATGTGCCTTCACGATTTTGGTGTGAAGCCCTTTCCACCGCTGTCCATCTTATAAACAGAATGCCATCTCCATCAATAGGTAATGAATCCCCTTTCATTCGGTTATATGGTCACGCACCAAATTACTCCACTCTTCGAGTCTTTGGTTGTGTGTGTTATGTCCATCTTACTCCACAAGAACGCACCAAGCTTACTGCACAATCTGTTGAATGTGCTTTTCTCGGATATTCTCCTCATCAAAAGGGATTTCTATGTTATGATCCTAACCTTCGTAGGATTCGTGTATCTAGAAATGTCATTTTCcaagaaaatttatatttttttgcatCACATCAGGATCTCGTCTCGTCTCCAATTTCTATTTTGCCACTGTTTTCTAACTCCCATTCAGGTCAACAATCTTCTAAACCTCTCTTGACCTACAAAAGACGTAGTACTGCCGCTCAAAATCAACCAACGGATGGGCCCCCTCAAGAAAATTCCTTGGCTGCTGGTCCAGTAGAAGAAGAACCAGAACCAGCTCCTCTACGACGCAGCTCACGCGATAGAAAACCCCCGGAAAGGTATGTCAAATGCATGACAGCATCATTATCTTCTATTCCTATTCCTTCATCTTATAAACAGGCCATGGAGAATGATTGTTGGCAGAAAGCTATTGAAACAAAACTTCTTGCTCTGGAAGAAAATCAAACTTGGGATATAGTGCCATGTCCCTCATCTGTTAAGCCTTTAGGCAGCAAGTTTGTGTTCTCCATAAAGCTGCGTTCAGATGGATCCATAGATCGATACAAGGCTCGTTTAGTTGTGCTTGGAAATAAGCAAGAATATGGACTAGACTATGATGAGACGTTTGCTCCGGTTGCCAAGATGACAACCGTACGCACTATTCTTGCTATTGCTGCGTCACAAGCTTGGCCActacatcaaatggatgtcaaaaacGCATTCCTCCACGGTGATCTTCAGGAGGAAGTTTACATCAAGCTTCCTAATGGTATGCCTACACCTTCACCTAATACTGTTTGCAAACTGAAACGAtctttatatggattgaaacaggcacCAAGAGTATGGTTTGAAAAATTCCGATCGACACTAATTGGTTTTGAATTCAATCAAAGTCAGTATGACCCATCTCTTTTCCTACAAAGGACTCCTAAAGGCATCGTGGTGCttcttgtctatgtggatgacattgtCGTCACCGGTTCTGATCAAGATGGTATTTCTAGAATCAAACACCTGCTGCATTCAACTTTTCAAATGAAAGAGTTAGGCCGTCTCACTTATTTCTTGGGTTTAGAGGTGCATTATCATCATGAAGGTATTTTTCTAAATCAACAAAAGTATATTCAAGACTTGGTCCAGCTAGCTGGACTCACAAATGCAGCCCCTGTTGACACTCCTATGGAAGTTaatgttaaatatagaagagatgaAGGTGACCTTCTTGATGATCCCACTCAATATCGCAAACTGGTAGGAAGTCTTATCTATGTAACTATCACTCGCCCAGATATTTCTTTTGCTGTACACACAGTTAGTAAGTTCATGCAAGCTCCACGACATTTCCATCTATCAGCGGTACAACGAATCATTAGATACCTCCTTGGCAGTCCAAAGCGTGGTTTATTTTTTTCCGTTGATTCATCAAATAAAGCTTTGAATTTGCAATGCAGGATTTTGGTTCTTTGAATTATTTTTTGCATATATTGTTTCATGACATTCATAAGgtattttttgtaaatatatatattaacacaATAATTACGGGAGTAAGTATGCCTTCCAGCTAACCTTCTTCTACACCAATGAACACGAAAACAAAACCCGGTGTCTTTTTAGGTAATGCATATCATGAACCAACTAAATACCACACAACCTTGTTGGAGTCTTACAATAGTTGACATTTACAACACCAAATATCTATATGTTGTTCAACAAGTGTGTCTATTTATGTGTGATTTGAGGACAGAATACAAGACTAATGTGACTTAAACCTTTCAATATTTTAAGGATACTTTTACACTTGGTCTACATATTTATCCATCGTCTATTAATAAACTCATTATCTATACTCATTCAACTAGGGTGGATGTCCCAACACCATAAAATTTATATCTGAGTATTGTGTATATCTTGGAGATGATTTGATCTTGTGCTCTGCAAAAAGACAAGCCATCTTGTCTAGATCCAGGGCCAAAGGTGAGTAGAATTGAGTTTAGTTTTTGAATCATGTTGGCCCGGAAAGTTAGTTTTGGAGCAACAGACACCAGTATCATCATGGTAATGCCTATATTTTGATTGGATTGAATAACAATTTACCCCTCTTGTTTTTACTGCGGCACATACAACACCACAATCTTCTAAAGAACATATATATGTATACAATACGTGTCTTGCACAACATTATACAATACATAGTCAATTTGAAACTCTTCATACCTCCATTGCCATGGACAACTAAATTGATACTTAAAATTGGAAGAGTTGtctaagatttttttttaaatcaagtgCATGATAAATAGGATTTTTCTAGATAAACCGAGCAGCCAAGTGTTTTAATATGACACATTTCCTTTAGATCTCCCATCTTGTGTAAAGAGAAAGTACAAAAAAGTACAAACAATAAAACCTGTTAAACATCTTAACCATAGATTAAAAGTGGGATGGATATGTTTAACAGtgaaaaatgaataaatgaaAGTTTTTCAATTCTCTCTCTTATTGTATGGTCTACATTGCTCTAATATTTATAATGATCACAGGTACCTTTTTGGGTCATTACATCAAACAAAAATAAGTGTCATCACATAGCACGAGATTATAAGATTTAAACAAACAAATGAAGAAAATAGTAAATTCAGAAACATTCACATGACATCCAAACATAAAATCCAAACATCAAAAGCAACATTCTTAAGCCCCTAAAGCAAGCAAATGATCAAATTGCAAACAGAGTTTCACCACTGACATGCAGTGTGTAAAATGTAAAACCACCCTAAATGCTTAACTAGCTAGTAAACACAACCTAAACAAGAAAAGTAACATAGTTGCCAATAGTTTTGACAGTTTCATGCTGTCAAATATGATCAATAGTAGTAATAGTCTTCTTGAACTTGGCCAGCTGCAAAAATATAAGAAGATCCATTAGAATGATTCTATAGGTGTTCCTTTTTTCAGTTTCAAATCAGCTTAGGATTCAATTCATTGGTAATTCATTTTTCTTAAAAAGCCAAAAGATATATTAAACACAAGATGTGTCAAAATGCCACAAGAGTAATTGGgaaatcaaataattaagaacTCAGAAAAGATTTGAAGTCTGACCTTCAAGATTTTTGCCCCAACTTGCTTGAGCATCAGCTTCTCTGTTAGAACCCTTGTAGCATTAAAAGGAAGGAAAGGCATTTGTTAAAATTACTATATAATGGGGGAAATATACAGGACTAGTGACAAGTGCCAATGATCTTATATTCAAGAGAGTAACTAGTATGCAAGCTTGTGCAAATTAAAATGTCATATTTGATTCTCAAAAGTTAAAAGAGGTAGCAATAAGTAGTTTTAAAATACCATCTACAGTTTTCCATAGAGCAAAACCCAATTAAGAAAGATGGCAATTTGACAAACATTTTTTGTCAATAAATGAAATAGAGCAGAGAGTATACCCTAGGAACATGTTGAACCTTGACTGACTTGAAGTTATCCTTCAAGTCCAAAGCCTTATCACGCAAGTCCCTTAAATTCGGGTTGTTGACTTTCCAATTACCCTTAAACTGTTGCAAAACCAATAAAATATTATGGTAAATTCCTtataaaaaagaatatatatgtgtatatataaagcaaatgataaataacaaTCACTATAATTACTTAAAATTTCAAATCAGTAGTATTTTATGAACAATTGGGAAATGCAGACACGGTAGAGAACCAGGGCCGGCCCAACCCATGTTAAGGTCTAAGGCGAATTTAGAAAATGAGGcttcaaataatatttttataaaatcaattattattttatttaaaaaaaatttaatttgtaaaaattatttattaaattaatgtaaaattaattaatttaatgtttttgaaatatcataaattttattaaataactttttaagttttagattaatttatttaactatTCTAGTtgacattattttaaatttaagtaaaataaagtttagaaataaataaataaaaagattataAATTAAGATTAAATGTGACAAAAAACACTACTTGATTGTCAATATATTATTTCATATAAAATCACTCTCACCAATATGAATTGTTGATGAACTatagaattaaaatttaaagccaaaaataatagtatataacatatttcaaaaatttagctatttgtttaaaacaaaataaaaacctaCTTTATATAAAATATCAAATCCTCGTGATCACATGAACTTTAATGATCAATTTAAAAACTtgattactaataataataatattaaattgttGTTCATATGTATCCGGAAGACGTAAAGTTGCTGAATAATTACTGCACATTAATAAGAGTATTACTGTAATAGTGTTGATTCACGTGAGATCAATGCATTCCATATACTGTATACAAAATTGAAAATGAATGCAACGAAATCTCACTAAACATATataagagaagaaaaaaatgagGCCCTAGGCAAAGGCCTTGCTTGCCTGCCCCTAGGGCCGGGCCTGTAGAGAACTAAACTAACCTGTTCGCAAACAAGCTTAGAATCGCCTCGAATTTCGACATGATCATACCCTTTCTCACTGGCTTCTTTCAATCCCAAAAGTAAACCTTCATACTCAGCAGAATTGTTTGTTTGAGTGCCCAGTCCTTTACTGAAGCGATGGACCTTTAGAGAAACCCAAGAGTTAGCTACATTTGATAGTATATAGTTTATAATACAAAAATGAATTGATGCATAGAGTATGCACCTCATTCCCAGAACGGAGTACAGCTCCTGCACCAGACTTTCCAGGATTTCCACTGGATGCACCGTCGAACTCGAGGGTACAGCGACGCTGCAAGATAAAACAGAGTTTTGATACTTACCATTTACAATTCACAAGAGCAAATACAATTAtctaaaaacaaataaattaattgtGTTAACATATTTCAATTAAAGTATTTGTTATCGTGGAAATTTAATGTAATTATATTTACAATATTAAAAGAGCATCAAATTTTCAATAGAAGAGTTACACTTAATCTTCTCAAAATAATAAGTACAATTTTTTTACCAGAAAAAAAGtattaaattatatttcaaatgattACTAGAAACAGTTTTTGCAGTCGCATTGTAGACTAGTATAGACTTTCACGATTTCATTCGGTGACATTGATTGTAATTCTTGCAATTTGTACTTTATCATACAAATAGTGAGTAATAGTATTGATATTTTCATCAAATGAAAATTGAATAGAGTAAATTAAAATAGAAGCGGCTTAAATCCAATTTACTGTTTTCATAACAGAATCACACAATTTGTACTAATAAAAAATGCATCAAACACTTACAAACAGTTAGGCAAAAAATAATTTCTAATCATTCATTTAGATCTGTTGGCTATTAAGATCATCATGATCAATAACTGTATTACCGGAGTATATACGCCAGAAAACGTATAAAATCCTAACTGTAAAGTGTGTCGCCAGAAAAAATGTAAAATCTGGAAAGaatgaagaaacaaaaaaaacaagaCGCATAAAATCGTAACTGGTCGCCGGAAAAAATGTAAAATCggaaagaaagaagaaacaaaacAAGACGCATAAAATCGTAACTGGAGAGTGCACATGTCGCCGGAAAAAATGTAAAATCGGAAAGAAAGAAGTAACCGAAcaaatgatgagaatgcaaatacaGTCACCGGAAGATGCATCGAAATAGTGACCGGATAATGATCAGGTCGTTGGAAAATGCACAATtgcaaagagagaaaaagaaaaaaacctaACAAAATGTGATCAACATGCATTGAGTAATGAAACGATTTGTGTATGAAATGCGAAGAAAATGACTCACCTCTCTCTGGTTTCCACGACTCATGGTTTCTTCTTTATCCCTCTTCTTTTCGCTTTATTTTCAACTGCAATGCTTGTTCAGTTGTTCTAATACTACTGCTATATATAaacgatttttttttataataaaaaatatattttattttcctttttaatagcAAAATGAAAAATAACTGAACAAGAGATCGTGAAAGGTTTGTTAAAGTGCAGTAAATGGTGGGAGAAGAATTTTATTAGAGTAAGAACGACAAAAGTGACGGTTACAGAATATCTACCACTCATCTTAAAACCGTACCATCATCatcataaataaatacataaataaataatatgcttAATAATTAAtcgttaataataaataataaataattagtaaatatattattaatttaataaaaatccaCTTATTTCACGTTCCTTGCCATTTGCCACTTATCAAATTACCAAAACTCACAATTAATTTCACTGACCAAatattattaattgataaaattaataaatagttaataaatatattaattaataaaaaatccaCAAATAATTACTAAAAGTATTAACTAATAAAATTCCACCCATTTACTCACGTTCTCTACCACTCACCCATTTACCAAACCTCATAATTAACTGCATTTGTCAAACCTCACCCACTCAGCTATTCACCCATTTCCTCCTTAACTCCATTATCCCATTAACCAAACCTcccaatttgtaaaattttcaCAATTCCATCATAATTTTTATAAtctattctattatttttatttttatttttttatgagttaaaaggtagtgcactgacagtgtaaaataattttacactgtcatccaatagggaATCATGaatgtgtcatgtcattaaagttttttttaaataaaaaaatattttaattggatgcatggtggtgattggttgacagtgtaaaaatagtGCATGaccccttttctctttttttttatatccTGCCTTTAACTTTTCAATTGGATATCAAGTTTTATTTGTATGCACAGGTTTctttaacattaaaaaaatgtaattttctCTGTAAAGGTGTTGTtgaagaataattaaaaatatttaattatataatattttcataaattCTTCCTTTTAAACATAATTTTGGTGTTTTATGGAGGGTTTTTTTTCTCATTCACTCTCTACCAACGACCATTCACTAACacatttaattagattttaaaaaaaaaaactctaagtTTATTGCCCTTTATCTTttataataaacatttttttaagaaaaactaattttttttactttatctcTAATAGTTTTTCAGTTCATTAgccttttatattaaataaataacttaGAGATTTAAATCTTTTCTTATCATTAGatcaaatttttaatatatatatatatatatatatatatatatatatatatatatatatatatatatatatatatataattatttgcttaaaaataaatcaataacaAATTATTTTAGTGTTGAACGATAGACGActaattaattagtaataaatAATCTCTGTAATTCTAATATctccataaaaaaatatttcttctcttaattcaaataaaagtcattattatttaaaataaaataggcattgtattgacggtccaaaaaaatgtttaagataggttaagaacacaatagcaaaattgggtcaggtaatttaataattgacggtccaacaacaattaaaagaaaatgatatagatcactatggtttaattataaatgaaaaatgatcatataaattcaattatattaaataatcatataaaaaaatactataagatggagataataaaaatgaaatattaacatttaaaaataaaaattatctctcaattaatagtaattgttgattaaaataaaatagctattatgttgataatgacccgtgaaataaaaaaataatttgagatggagatttaattgtattaaataatgataaaaaatcgtgagatggagaaaaaaataaaaataaagatattatctctcaaataaagacaatgattgattaaaataaaatagacattatgttgatagtgacccgtgagataataaataaataaatagagagaaaaattaaaatgaaagtaagaaagtgtgaaaaaatgtgagagaaatttgaaattttaattaagatagagaaaatgtgtaatgatcgattaaaaaaaattaaatattgagttgatagtggcccgtgaaataattaaatatttttgggaataataattaaatgatcgattattaatattttttgcgataatagataaatgttgaaaaattaaaatgaaagtatggaaaaatgaaatgcgaaagaaatttggtgcaaaaaaaattaaaatgaaagtaagaaagtgtgaaaaaatgtgagagaaatttgaaattttaattaagatagagaaaatgtgtaatgattgattaaaaaaattaaatattgagttgatagtggcccgtgaaataattaaatatttttgggaataataattaaatgatcgattattaatattttttgtgataatagataaatgttgaaaaattaaaatgaaagtatggaaaaatgaaatgcgaaagaaatttgaaatttttagtaagattaaaatttaaaaatagattattaatattttttgtgataataaataaattaagaaaaattaaaatgaaagtaagaaagtgtgggaaaatgaaatgtaaaagaaatttaaatatgacttccatcatccatggcttacatgtgatgtcatcattcatgcaataaagttgtagggaaaatgttatttaattcggaccaatgaaaagctaacacttggggcatccattcaataaagttgaaagagtgaatacttaatttgttagttacaaaaatgaccttttattagtgcaaataaattttggtgaaagggtaatttaggaaatttggtcaatctattattaatgaatagatagtagagtagataaataaataattaaatatataatttatttaacataaatttaaagttgtcatgatgacaatccTAGACAAAAACCTTAACATTTACTTATGTGTCATTCTCACGAAATTttaccaattaataaaacctaatttttaatttaatacatgaagaaaataaattataaaaatattaactaaACACTAAAAAACCCTTTTACTCTTGTAAAAAAGCAGCTAAACCACTTACTcactaacaaataataaaaataaaggtcTTGTTAATCATTGTCCttagggcaatggttaagcattctaaaaaaagaaaatatttataaaaaatttaatatttcaattttcaagacaTTAAATACACAAATTATcgaaataaatttactattttagaaTGTTTAACCATTGCCTTAAGGGCACTGGCTAGCATTTCCCGAAAAAATAATTAGGTTATATTTAGCAAAGACaatttttgagttgataggttaTATCTTATAGCttgtaaatttatataataataaaaaacatgtttgataataattttttatcatgagtttatagtttattttactaatttattgtttattttttaaacgctatttcaaatagcgttttaacttatagtttatcattttttttctcttattattttaaatacattCACTACAATTCTTTAtaatctattttaatttaaaataaaataattgcatattaaatattttttaggtcattttaatttatcaactaATTGAACTGCTGATTTTAACAAATAATTTAACTAGCTTATAAActataaatcatcaatcatcagtTATAACCTATTAGTCTTCAGTAATCaattataagctataaactatcagCTATCTTATCAGCCGACCGCTAATTTTACCAGAATCTTAGTTAAAATGGATATTAGTCAATCTAAAGTATATCATCTAGTGGCTGGATATCATCTTTGAAATTAGGCGTGACAAAACGGGTCGCCCGTCCCGCCTGTCTTAAATTCGTCATAAAAAAAGTGGAGGCAGGCAAACCCAAACTGAAATGGGCCTAAAAACTAAGTGCGTCCCATCAAGATGGCGGGCGGCGAACTTGACcgtcttttttttaataaattaatatatgttttttacctttcacttaaatttttcacttatttcttataacaattttttataaagtttctttttaacaaattttactttaaaaaatgttacatatattcacaaataaatgtataaattaaaccattaagaattaaaattactataattaaataaaaaaaagagcgGACTTAAGACGAGATGGGCTGAAAGAATAGGCGCGGAAGATTTTGGTAGGACGGACATtgacgggcggcgggttttggcaggCGGACTTTGCTGGACGGTGGACCCAAAATCTCAACACAACCCGTCATTTTATGGCAGGTGCGCGGACCGATCGACGAAACACAACCCGTTTTGCATAGGTTGAAACTTATATTCttacatttaatatttttgtatttttatcaaCTGAGTTAATTTAAtagaattctttatttttttaaataataagtaTGTTAATtgacatttataaaaataaataaataactaaatagaGTTGATTTAATATTTCGTAAAACAATTATTTCTAAATCAACAATATGATTTCAATACAATACAATATTATGAAGTGTTTGAATTACAATACAGTCACATAACTTATATGAAAATATAATTACATTTGAGACTATGATAGATTACTCTAGTGAAAACTTTCTTTATCATCTTAAcaattagaaaaatataaaatattcatTTATCAAACTTGAAAgaattcaatattatttttaattcttgaACAATTATAATTGAATCCTCGTCAAAATATGCATGTATTCttttatgattttaaaaaaattataattagattAAAATAATTCATACATGTATGTCATGTAAATTGAGAAAGCATGTGAAGTAGACAAACTAAAGAATATAAATTAAGAGTGGGTTGAAAATATagtattttttaaagtattaatttttcaaattctttTAAAGGCTTATGCACAGTTGAAGATTAAATCAAttgtttcaaataaattttttttaatctgcACAAATAAGTGAGATATATCCATAGAGAATcccacaaaatcaaatcaaatttgtcaAGAAAATAACATCAACTCTTAGaggtgtgcaaaatatccggttttgatgtccaaattcataaccaaacctaaaccacttttaaatatccggatataattgaatggttattaacctGTTTAGTTATTAATAGTTGGGTcatccattcatataatccggatataattaaatggttattaaccggttaaattattttggattcggttataatccggttattatccaaatccaaatattttaattatcaaaatattaatttatttttgaaaaaaatattttcggaaaaaataattttcaaaactggattttttttacaaaccggttatataatcataaccaaatttataaccaattttgattaaaatgtggttatggttataaatccaagccatttaaatggttttaaaatggttatagtttggtttttgaaaataaccaaccatgcacacccctatcAACTCTTGTTATTTCGGTTGCAAAAATGTCACAACATCTTGTCCAACATTTGGTTGTGATACATGTTTTACCAAATGAAAcatgttttacaaaaattattgTCAATCATAAAATCATAGACCTAACAAtttccccctttggcaaattttggccAAAAAAACCTTTACACAATAATTTTGGAAAAGAggaataaaaccacaaaataacAAAACACAAGCTACATGAAATACATGTAAACTTTGTATAAACTGCAAACAGAAAACATCAGAGATAAATGCAGCTATAAAGAGACCCAACCTCACACACACATCACCAGAGAGAACAACTCCTTCAAACTCCAGAAATTTTCAGAGATTAGATGTCAAGACATGTGGTCTGACATCACATCAACACAACCAAATAAATCAGCATCAGCATCATGCTAAGTAAGTTTGTAACACCCTATTCCCCCATCagtaatttaataaaatcagaatgaattaattcttaaaataaaacaccaaaaatagGATGTCACATTCTTCATCATAACAAAAGCCTGCTCAGATATGAATAAACAGATACATGATGCACTTTTCGGATGATCCGACAATAAACTTCAACTTAGTAATGCAGCGTAAAGAAATCATGTTCTTTATAAAAACATTCTTAATCGGCATCAAAGAACTTTTCCTCACCAAAGATGGAGTTTATAATACTCTGACATAAtcaccaaaaataaaataacgAATAGTAAAGTAAACAAACGTTCATCCCCTCGGTGT
This genomic stretch from Vicia villosa cultivar HV-30 ecotype Madison, WI unplaced genomic scaffold, Vvil1.0 ctg.001572F_1_1, whole genome shotgun sequence harbors:
- the LOC131635863 gene encoding uncharacterized protein LOC131635863, encoding MSRGNQRERRCTLEFDGASSGNPGKSGAGAVLRSGNEVHRFSKGLGTQTNNSAEYEGLLLGLKEASEKGYDHVEIRGDSKLVCEQFKGNWKVNNPNLRDLRDKALDLKDNFKSVKVQHVPRGSNREADAQASWGKNLEAGQVQEDYYYY